AAGCCCGGTGACATCTTTGTGTGTTACCTCACTCGTTTGTCTCGGTGGTTTGGGCTGCTCGAGGTTCTGGACGGTCCGTTTATTGATAACAGGCCGATCTTTGTGCCAGAGGGTGATCCGTTTGTCGTTCGCTTCCGCGTCCGCTCTACGGTCTGGCTGGAAATCAAAAATGCGATTCCGATTCACGATGATAAAATCTGGAGCGGACTCTCGTTTACGCGGAGACTGGAAAAGGGATCGATCGGATGGACCGGAAAGGTCCGAGGGAGTCTCGTACGCCTGGATGACGCGGACGGGAAATTTCTCGCCGAAGAATTGACTGCTCAAGCGACCAAGCCCAGGGAATACCCCCTTGATGAACAGGAACTCAGGAAACTCGCTACGCATACTGTGAATCGCCCCGACAAGGTCGTCACGGTGTCGGTTCCTGAGGATTCTGGGGTAGCGGAGAAAGTATCGCCTGCGAAGGATGCTGAGGCACGGGAGTCCATTCGGATTCAGGCGCAACTCGCCCAGGTCGGCGCCCGAATGGGTATGTCGATCTGGATTCCACGCTCGGACCGAGCAGGAGTGCTCAAGCAGTGGAAGGACGATAACCGGAACCTGCTAGAACGTCTTCCACTCAATTACGATGACACCACACTCCGCACGATTGAGCAGATTGATGTGCTTTGGCTCCGTGGTCGATCAATTGTTCGCGCATTTGAGGTCGAGCATACGACCGCAGTCTACTCAGGTATCTTGCGAATGGCCGATCTGCTTGCGCTTCAGCCCAATATGGACATCAAGCTTCATATCGTCGCCCCCTCGGAAAAGCGCGACAAGGTGTTTCAGGAGATACGACGGCCAGTCTTCTCGCTTCTTGAGAAGGGACCCCTGGCTGAGAGTTGCACGTATCTGTCCTACGAGAGCCTTCGAGAGTTGGCTGTGCAGAAACACCTCGCGCACTTGGCAGACACCGTCATCGACGAATATACTGAGGAGGCGGAGTAAAAAAGAGTGAATCTTTCTTATCCTGCAACATCTTTGGCTTGCCGGGAGCCATCCACACTATCGTCAGTTAGCCGCTTAATCTATTAGCCCATGAATTCTTTTCAAAGATACGTGGACAGAACTGCCCCACCGTTTTTTGGACCAGGAGGATTTATCCCGCATCTTGCGCCTTATCCGACTTTTAAGTAATATTCGGCTAGTCAAATAGGCGCGAGGGTCGCATGTCCATGCAAAGGGCCGATAAAGTCCATTCCATCCTCACCAATCTTAAAAGCCTTGATAAACTCAAGGAGCTTTTCTGGACCGAGCTGAATTACGAACAGGTCAATCAAACCCTTTCACGGAGGAATTGGAATACGACAGCCACAGAAGCCCTCGACGATGATCCTCTTCTTCTTGCCGCGGCCGGAATGGGTAACGGCTTCCACGTGATTTATTGCCGGTTGGCCGACGACCGGCTTCACTACAGCAAGGAGCGTCCGGTAGTCGCCCGGCTTATGAATGATCATCAATATGCCCTCTTCATTTTTTCTGATCGCAACCGGAACAGTTGGCATTTCATCAACACAAAATATGATGACGAACCAAAGCGCCGCCGACTGTTCCGCCGCATAAGCGTCCAGCCGGGAGATCGGCTGCGCACGGCTTCCGAGCGGCTCTCTCTTATAGACATTGAATCCATCGGCAAGAATGTGCTTGATCTTTCGCCTCTTGAGATACAAAAACGCCATGATGAAGCCTTCGACGTCGAATCGGTTACAAAAGAATTCTATAGAGGATACGAGTCGGTTTTCAGGGCTTTAGAAAAAACGCTTCTGGGACAAGACATCGGCCCCGCCCATGCCCATGATTATGCTCTCCAATTTCTCAACCGAACGATGTTTCTCTATTTTATTCAGCGTAAACGCTGGCTGGCCGACGACACGGAATTCTTGGGGACGTTTTGGGAGTCATACAGAACTTCCAGCCAGCCGGCGGATTCATTTGTAGAAAAATGGCTGAATGTCCTGTTCTTTGAGGCCTTCAATCAGAAGTCTCCGGCCTGCCATAGACATTTTCCTCCGAAGATCAACAAAGCTCTCGCGCTTGCTCCTTACCTCAATGGCGGCCTCTATGCCGAAAATAAGCTTGATCAGACCGTCCGCGCCAACATTACCGACTCTTGTTTCGCGCAAATATTCAGCTTTTTTGAAAGATACAATTTTACGATCACCGAAGACAGCCCTCTAGATAAAGAAATTGCCGTCGATCCGGAGATGATCGGAAAAGTCTATGAAAGTCTGGTCAATGTCTCTGCCGAAATCGACGCCCGGGGAGAAGCCGGGATTTTTTATACGCCGCGCACGGAAATTGATCTCATGTGCCGTCTTTCTCTTTCCGATTATCTTTCGAATCATCTCCCGGAAACTTTGAAAGACCTGCTCAACAGCCTCGTTTTTTCCCTTTATCCCGATGATAAAGCTGATGCGGACAAATCAGTCACCAATGCCGGCATTTGGCCGAGAATCAAAGATCTTCTTGGGGAAGTAACGGTCCTTGACCCGGCCTGCGGTTCAGGTTCATTTCTGGTCGGGATGCTTCACATTCTTGATGACCTCATAGAGAGGGCCAATCGTGCGCTCAATATTTCTGATGATCCCTTCACGCGGAAGAAGAAGATTATCGGCGAATCCCTCTACGGCGTCGATGTCATGGAATGGGCCTGCCATGTTGCCGAGCTGCGCCTATGGCTGGCTATGATCGCCGATTATAAAGCGTCGCCGGGCGATCTGCGATTCCGAAATGCCCCACTCCTGCCTCATTTCTCTTTCAAGATCCGTTGTGGAGACAGTCTTGTTCAGGAAGTAGGAGGGATCAACTTCAGCCACAGGAGAAGCCGCGGAATCATTCCGAAATCATTCGAGAATCGAATAGACCTGCTGAAGTCCGAAAAAATCAAGTTCTTCAACAATGTCGAACCCCGAAAACTGCGCTCGCTGGATGATCTCAGAATTGAAGAACGCCGTCTCTTCCTGGAGATCCTGGAGTCGAGAAAGAGCGAAATCCATCGGGATATCGATTCCACCCGACAAGTATCGTTGCGGGTCGAAGAGAATAAGGCCCTGTTTGGAAGTGATGTGGGAGAGCCGGATCCATATCCGGTCTCTGAAGATGAAACGATGACTCATCGCATTGAGGATCTGGAAGCCGAGTATGAAACCGCGAGTCGTGCTTATCATCTTCTTAGGGGCGGAGGTCAGGCGCCTTTCGTCTGGGATATAGCGTTTTGCGAAATCTTCCGGAAAAACAAAAACGGTTTCGATATCGTGATCGGTAACCCACCTTATGTACGGCAGGAGGACATTGCCGCTCCGACTGTTCAAGGACTGAAGGTCACTCCGGTTAAGAAGGAATACAAAGGGAAGATCGCCCAAGCCGTTTATCGGGCTTTTGAAAAGTTCTTCGGGTTCAGGGAAAAAACCCAATCCGTTAAACACAAAATCGACGCGAAAAGCGATCTCTATATCTACTTTTTCTTTATCGGACTATCTCTTCTCAATCCCAAAGGCTCTTTCTGCTTCGTCACGTCGAATTCGTGGCTTGATGTCGGTTATGGAAAGGATCTGCAGGAATTTCTTTTAAAGCATGCCCATGTGAAATTCATCTTGGACAACCAGCTCCGACGGTCCTTTGAAGGCGCCGACATCAATACGATCATTGCGCTGATTTCTTTCGCTGATGACGCGAGAGAATGGGGGTTGGACAAAACGGCCCGCTTCGTGATGTTTCGTGTGCCTTATGAGCTTGTGATTTCGCCCGTGATTATTGATGAACTTGAGGAATCGCACAAGCCACGGACAATTCAGGAATACCGGGTTTTTCCCATTTTGCAATCTCGGTTGCTTGAGGATGGCTCCGCCGTCCCAGGAGAAGATGAGGCCGAGAATCGGAAAGCCGTCGGGCCCCTGATTAAAGTTGCCCGCTATATAGGAAATAAGTGGGGCGGGAAGTATTTGCGGGCACCTGACATCTATTGGACGATAATGGAAAAAGGACGAGACAAGCTTGTGCGTCTGGGCGAAGTCGCGGAAGTGAGATTCGGCATTAAAACTGGCGCAAATGAATTCTTTTATCTGAATGATTCCAGAATTCATGAATTGTGCATCGAGCCGGAATTCCTCAAGCAGGTCATAAAAAGCCCTCGCGAATGCAAGAGGATTCTGATTGATCCGGCGGATCTCAAGTTCAAAATATTCTTTTGCCATAAAAATAAGGAGGAACTCAAAGGAACAGCCGCTCTGGAATATATCAAGTGGGGCGAATCTAAAAAGTTTCACTTGCGCCCCAGCTGCTCGAATCGCGCAAGATGGTGGGATGTTGGTGAAAGAAGATATGCACCAATCATTAGCCCAAGCAGTGTGACTGAGTTGCCAAGAACATTTCTTAATAGCCATCAAGTATTAGCTGACAAGCGACTTTATGAAATCTACCCGAAAATAGACACCGAATCTGTACTATTTGCGACGAATACTATCCTATGTAGCCTGTTTTTAGAGCTAGGATCTAGGACTGGCCTCGGAGAGGGACTTCTTGATCTAACAGTTTATGAGCTTGCAGATTGTCTTATTATTCCTCCCTCAAGTACGCCAAGTATTTTAGAAATCCTTACTGATACAGAAAAACGAGAGATATTGCCACTACGACAAGAAATTGCGAATCATAATCGAAAACAAATAGACGAAATTGTTTTTGACATTCTTCAGCTTACGAAAGATGAAAGATCTGCTGTTTGCGAAGCGGTCATCAACCTTGTTGAATCGAGATTACAAAAAGCTCAGAGTTTATAGATTGGAATAACGAGCAGGAGCGAGAATGCCGACACATGACATCATTGACAATCGACGGGAAATTCTCGTCGATCATATCAATAGAATACTGGATTCAACTGAAATGGCCCGGTTTGCCGTTGGATATTTTTTTCTATCGGGACTGACGGGAATTGCCGCAAAGCTTAAGAATGTCAAAGAGCTTCGTCTTCTCATCGGCAATACAACAAACAGGCAGACACTCGAACAAATGGCCGAGGGGTATAAAAGGCTGGAGTTGATCCAAAAAGCCGCCGAAGCACAAACCTACCCCAAAAAAACTGATGCCAGGCGAATGGCTGAAAAAACGGCCGAAGATATCCGGTCCAACATGGAGACCATGGACCAGACGGACGAAAGCGAAGGCCTTGTCTGTGAGCTGGCCCGATTGATCGAGGACAAGCGATTGCAAGTCCGTGTCTATACAAAAGGAAGGCTTCACGCAAAGGCTTACATCTTCGATTATGGAACCGTTTATGATCGAGGCGGGCTGCCGGTTGAGCGCCATGAGAAAGGCATAGCCATTGTGGGATCGTCCAACTTGACATTGTCCGGCGTGTCCCACAACACGGAGCTTAATGTCATTGTTCAGGGAAACGACAATCATGCCGAACTTGCCCGCTGGTTCGACGAGTTGTGGAATGAGGCCCAGGAATTTGACGAATCCCTATTCCACGAACTCAGACAATCCTGGGCTTTGGCTGTCGTCAGGCCTTATGACATCTACATGAAAACGCTATTCGCCCTCGTCAAAGACCGGCTGGAAGGGGAGGACGACCGAGACTTTCTATTCGAGACGGAGATAAAACGACAGCTCGCAGACTTCCAGAAGACGGCTGTCCGCCAAGCCGTTCAGAACATTCGTGATTACGGCGGGGTATTTATCTCGGATGTCGTGGGATTGGGTAAGTCTTTCATTGGGGCGGCGATCATTAAGCAATTAGAACTAAGCTTTCGAGCTCGACCCCTGATCATATGTCCTGCTCCGCTTGTCGAGATGTGGGAAAGATACAACGAGAGCTATGATCTCAACGCTCAAGTTCTGTCCATGGGATTTCTCCAAGAGAAGGCCGAGGAGCCCGCCGATATCCTGATGAAGGATGTGAAATACCGGGACCGCAATTTCCTTCTGATCGATGAGAGCCACAATTTCCGGTATCCGGACACCCAACGCTATAAAATTGTTCAGCGATTCCTTTCGACCGGGAAAAAATGCTGTTTCTTGACCGCCACGCCCCGCAATAAAAGCGCCTGGGATATCTATCACCAGATGAAGCTTTTTCATCAAGATGACAGAACCGATCTTCCCGTGGATCCCCCCGACCTCAGACAGTATTTCCGTCTAGTAGAAAAAGCAGAACGGAGTCTTCCCGGGCTGTTGTCCAATATCCTGATCAGGCGAACAAGGCGGCATATTCTTCGTTGGTATGGATTCGACGCCCAAACTCATCAGCCTGTGGATCCTGTGGGTTTCGACGCATATGCAAGCGGAGAAAAACGGGCTTATGTTATTGTCGGCGGGCAGCGCCAATTTTTCCCGAAAAGGGAACTCGATACCATTGAATACAGCATCGAGGAGACATACCAGGGGATTTATCAGGAGTTGCGCGGCTATCTGGGGAAATCAAAATGCAGTTATAGAGGCGCCCCGAATCCCGGCGAGCTTTCCTATGCCAGATATGGTCTTTGGCATTTCGTCGCCAAGGAGAAACAGAAGCAGGAACCGTATGCCGGGTTGCATCGGGCTGGAGTCAATTTGCGTGGGCTTATTCGGGTGCTGTTGTTCAAGCGTTTTGAATCGAGTGTGTTTGCTTTTAAAGAGACGATAAGACGCCTTCTCCTCGTTCATGAACGCTTTCTGACTGCTCTCGATTCGGGGGTTGTCCCGGCCGGTGACGATGCCCAGCTTATCCTTTACGAGCCGAACCAAGCCGAAGAGCAGGATCTCATGGACGCGTTGAAGAAAGCATCCGGCCGGTATCAAGCCGCAGACTTCGATATGGATCGATTGCGAAGTCATGTGGAGCATGATATCGGCTTGCTGAAAAAGATCAGCGATCTTGTCTTCCCTATTACGCCGGAACGGGATGCCAAGCTTCAGGAACTTTTAAAGAGAATCAAGGGAAAACCTCTGAGCGAAGGGAAGCTATTGATTTTCACGCAGTATGCGGATACCGCCAAATATGTTTATGAAAATCTGAATCCGGACGAAAAGAGGCCCGATATCGAAGTTATTTTCAGCGGTGATAAAAACAAGACAAAGGTTGTCGGTCGATTTGCGCCGAAAGCCAACCCTGAATACCGTTTCGCCGCAGGCGAGAGCGAAATCACCCGACTCGTTGCCACGGATGTTCTTGCCGAAGGTCTGAATCTTCAGGATTGCGATAAGATCATAAACTATGACCTTCACTGGAATCCCGTTCGTCTTATCCAGCGTTTTGGACGCATCGACCGGATCGGATCCCGTCATGATGTGATTTATGGATTCAATTTTCTGCCGGAAACGGGAATAGAAAAAAATCTTGGCCTCCGCCAAAAACTCAAAAACCGGATCCAGGAAATCCACGACACAATCGGTGAGGATGCGGCTATTCTTGATAAGTCCGAGATGCTGAATGAAGAAGCCATGTACGCCATTTATGAAAAAAAGGGCGGGCAATTGAATTTGTTCGATGATGAAGAAGAGATTCTGGATTTGAACGAAGCCGAAGAAATGCTTCGCCAGCTCAAGCGTGAAAAACCGGAGGAGTATGAACGGATAGCCGGGCTCCGAGACGGAATCCGTGCCGCCAGGCCGTCTGTTCGGAAAGGGCTTTTTGTGTTCTGTCAATATGGCCGTTTCCAGCAGTTGTTTCTTGTGAATGAAAACGGCAATATCGAAACAAGAGATGTCCCGAAAATATTGGGCATTGTTAAATGTGGTCCGAAACTCGAAGGAATGCCGGTGCCCAAAGGCTATAATGAACAGGTGATGCGGATAAAACGGATTTTCGTCGAGGAAGTGAAACACCGGGAGGCTGAGCGCGACTTTGTTCAATCCCTGACTCAAGGCCAAAGGTATGTTCTGAGGGAATTGAGATTGATATTCGGCTCGACGAAAGATATTGACTTGAAATCACAGATCAATACTCTGGAAGCGGCATTTCGGGGATCTTTGACCCGGGCTCTGATTCAGGAGCTGAACCGGATCAGGCGGAATAACCTGGTTGGCGACGTGCTTCTCAAACATCTAACGGAATTGTATTACAAGCATAACATGAGGGAGTCATTGGATCGAAGAGCAATGCAGCCCGAAACCCCGATTGTGCCGGTGGTGGTCTGCAGTGAGTGGTTGGGGTAGCTAAAGGAGATGCTAATGAAACATCCGAGAAAACATATTATCTGCGATTCAATTCAAGAGCTGAAGCCGATCCTAAAGAAGTGGTGTGATCTAAATAGAGAATACACAGAGAAGACAAAGTCGGATTGTTCATGGTGGTATGGCGAACGTGCTGCCATAAGTATTCTTGCCGCTGCGGTTTGGAAATCGGGAAATATTGCTCTCGAAGAATATTCTACTGATAAGCGTGGCGACGAGTTCTCGGCGTCGGTTAAGGGACGATGCGACTTGAAAATTGTGATTGGTGATAAAAAATTCTTGTTTGAAGCAAAACAAATACGGCCAAGATTAAGTAAGAAAAAAGAGTATGACGCTCTATCTAAACCATGTGAAGGTATCTTGAATAAGCTAATTAGTGCCTGTCGAGGAGCTGGAAGACTCAAATCGAGAGAAGGGATGCGCTTTGGAATCTGTTTTGTCTCTCCCCGGATATCAGAATCGGAAGCGGATCATTTGGGGGAAAGAATTGACAAGCTCATTAATTTGCTCTTAGAAAAAAGCAGAAAATATCATGCAATAGCCTGGTACTTTGCAAATAACTGGGATGATCTCAAAGAGAAGAAGAACATTTATCCGGGAGTCATATTGCTGATTAGAGAAGTAAAAAAATTCAAGCCAAAAAAGAGCGGTCAATCCCGGCGATCCAGGAAATCGCGTGTCCTCCGATGAATCCTGGCCGCGTATCGCATGGTATTTTCCAGATAATCCAGTCAACCCGGCCGCTGAATCCGGTTCAAAATGGCCACGGATCGATGATTGACAGCACAGGATGATCACTCTTCGTCCTTGTTCCGGAAAGAAACAGCAGATCAATCTCAGAGATCACATTTTCAGGGAAGTTGCGGCAAATATTCTCATCCACTGTGGATTCCTGAGTCCTTATCCGGCAAATCTCGTTATTGAAATCCATCGTCTGTTTACCGAAAACAGCAATAAGCCCCATTGACAGCTGCCCCGGAGGCTGTCCCTGAAGCTCCCCCCAGGCTACCCCCCAAGCTACCCCCCAAGCTAGCCCCCAAGCTACCCCCCAAGCTGAAAAAGTGGCCGGCATACTTGGTTTTGTCAAACCCCCCGGACCAGAGAAGAGATTCAGGTTTTCATGAAGATAAAGGACAGAGGTATGGTAAGATGCGCGGTATGGGGAAGACCAACGAGGCAAGATTCGTAATGAAATTGGCTGCCGGAGCGCCTCGGGAGGCTATCGATGAGTTGGAAATTCAACCCAATGAACCCGAGCGATCTGAATGTCGACCCGATCGAACACGAGTTCTTTGCCACTGAAGCACTCGGTGGTATCACGGACGCTCTTGTGCGCGAGGCGATCCAGAACTCCCTGGACGCCGCTGAGGAAGCGAATGTGGGGGTGCGTTTCTACCTCGGGC
This genomic stretch from Acidobacteriota bacterium harbors:
- a CDS encoding phospholipase D-like domain-containing protein gives rise to the protein MPTHDIIDNRREILVDHINRILDSTEMARFAVGYFFLSGLTGIAAKLKNVKELRLLIGNTTNRQTLEQMAEGYKRLELIQKAAEAQTYPKKTDARRMAEKTAEDIRSNMETMDQTDESEGLVCELARLIEDKRLQVRVYTKGRLHAKAYIFDYGTVYDRGGLPVERHEKGIAIVGSSNLTLSGVSHNTELNVIVQGNDNHAELARWFDELWNEAQEFDESLFHELRQSWALAVVRPYDIYMKTLFALVKDRLEGEDDRDFLFETEIKRQLADFQKTAVRQAVQNIRDYGGVFISDVVGLGKSFIGAAIIKQLELSFRARPLIICPAPLVEMWERYNESYDLNAQVLSMGFLQEKAEEPADILMKDVKYRDRNFLLIDESHNFRYPDTQRYKIVQRFLSTGKKCCFLTATPRNKSAWDIYHQMKLFHQDDRTDLPVDPPDLRQYFRLVEKAERSLPGLLSNILIRRTRRHILRWYGFDAQTHQPVDPVGFDAYASGEKRAYVIVGGQRQFFPKRELDTIEYSIEETYQGIYQELRGYLGKSKCSYRGAPNPGELSYARYGLWHFVAKEKQKQEPYAGLHRAGVNLRGLIRVLLFKRFESSVFAFKETIRRLLLVHERFLTALDSGVVPAGDDAQLILYEPNQAEEQDLMDALKKASGRYQAADFDMDRLRSHVEHDIGLLKKISDLVFPITPERDAKLQELLKRIKGKPLSEGKLLIFTQYADTAKYVYENLNPDEKRPDIEVIFSGDKNKTKVVGRFAPKANPEYRFAAGESEITRLVATDVLAEGLNLQDCDKIINYDLHWNPVRLIQRFGRIDRIGSRHDVIYGFNFLPETGIEKNLGLRQKLKNRIQEIHDTIGEDAAILDKSEMLNEEAMYAIYEKKGGQLNLFDDEEEILDLNEAEEMLRQLKREKPEEYERIAGLRDGIRAARPSVRKGLFVFCQYGRFQQLFLVNENGNIETRDVPKILGIVKCGPKLEGMPVPKGYNEQVMRIKRIFVEEVKHREAERDFVQSLTQGQRYVLRELRLIFGSTKDIDLKSQINTLEAAFRGSLTRALIQELNRIRRNNLVGDVLLKHLTELYYKHNMRESLDRRAMQPETPIVPVVVCSEWLG
- a CDS encoding DNA methyltransferase; the encoded protein is MSMQRADKVHSILTNLKSLDKLKELFWTELNYEQVNQTLSRRNWNTTATEALDDDPLLLAAAGMGNGFHVIYCRLADDRLHYSKERPVVARLMNDHQYALFIFSDRNRNSWHFINTKYDDEPKRRRLFRRISVQPGDRLRTASERLSLIDIESIGKNVLDLSPLEIQKRHDEAFDVESVTKEFYRGYESVFRALEKTLLGQDIGPAHAHDYALQFLNRTMFLYFIQRKRWLADDTEFLGTFWESYRTSSQPADSFVEKWLNVLFFEAFNQKSPACHRHFPPKINKALALAPYLNGGLYAENKLDQTVRANITDSCFAQIFSFFERYNFTITEDSPLDKEIAVDPEMIGKVYESLVNVSAEIDARGEAGIFYTPRTEIDLMCRLSLSDYLSNHLPETLKDLLNSLVFSLYPDDKADADKSVTNAGIWPRIKDLLGEVTVLDPACGSGSFLVGMLHILDDLIERANRALNISDDPFTRKKKIIGESLYGVDVMEWACHVAELRLWLAMIADYKASPGDLRFRNAPLLPHFSFKIRCGDSLVQEVGGINFSHRRSRGIIPKSFENRIDLLKSEKIKFFNNVEPRKLRSLDDLRIEERRLFLEILESRKSEIHRDIDSTRQVSLRVEENKALFGSDVGEPDPYPVSEDETMTHRIEDLEAEYETASRAYHLLRGGGQAPFVWDIAFCEIFRKNKNGFDIVIGNPPYVRQEDIAAPTVQGLKVTPVKKEYKGKIAQAVYRAFEKFFGFREKTQSVKHKIDAKSDLYIYFFFIGLSLLNPKGSFCFVTSNSWLDVGYGKDLQEFLLKHAHVKFILDNQLRRSFEGADINTIIALISFADDAREWGLDKTARFVMFRVPYELVISPVIIDELEESHKPRTIQEYRVFPILQSRLLEDGSAVPGEDEAENRKAVGPLIKVARYIGNKWGGKYLRAPDIYWTIMEKGRDKLVRLGEVAEVRFGIKTGANEFFYLNDSRIHELCIEPEFLKQVIKSPRECKRILIDPADLKFKIFFCHKNKEELKGTAALEYIKWGESKKFHLRPSCSNRARWWDVGERRYAPIISPSSVTELPRTFLNSHQVLADKRLYEIYPKIDTESVLFATNTILCSLFLELGSRTGLGEGLLDLTVYELADCLIIPPSSTPSILEILTDTEKREILPLRQEIANHNRKQIDEIVFDILQLTKDERSAVCEAVINLVESRLQKAQSL